The genomic region AACCCCCTTCTGGTTGTCCAGCAGCGCCGCCTTGATCGCGTCCGCGATCTCCGGCTGGCGCGCGGCCTCGACCAGCAGATCCGGGATGACCTGCGAGGCGACGGGGTGGCGCAGCGCGGTCGCCGCCACGGCCAGCAGCGCGCGCACGTCCCCGTACAGCGAACCGGTCGCGGGCGCGGGCAAGCCCTGCGCGGCGAACGCCGTGACCAGATCGAGCACCAGGTAGAGCTTGGACTTCCAGCGGCGGTAGACCGCCGTCTTGCCGACGCCCGCCCGGCGGGCGATGGCCTCGATCGACATCCGCGCGTACCCGACCGATGCCAGTTCCTCGAAAACGGCGGCGCGAATCGCCTCCGTCACGTCCTCACGGA from Streptomyces sp. NBC_01267 harbors:
- a CDS encoding TetR/AcrR family transcriptional regulator, whose translation is MAAPNPRAPRRAPAGAAVLREDVTEAIRAAVFEELASVGYARMSIEAIARRAGVGKTAVYRRWKSKLYLVLDLVTAFAAQGLPAPATGSLYGDVRALLAVAATALRHPVASQVIPDLLVEAARQPEIADAIKAALLDNQKGVAAAVVRDAVLRGELPEGTDPAKALELIVGPLYWRLAVVRDGLPKGYLDGLATAAVAALKA